A stretch of the Archaeoglobus neptunius genome encodes the following:
- a CDS encoding (Fe-S)-binding protein, with amino-acid sequence MRIEAENIERFAEILEDFGMERIFECFNCGNCTAICPVNDNEHLFPRRLMRYAQLGANEVLLDNDDVWLCLVCRHCTVTCPREARPSELMVAARKAIVEAGGAPKHIADFLTNIQKQKNPWGVGKFKRSDWTKKSEVEVPTVKDKPEFEWLWFVGCAHSFDNRNTSVTLKLARIFNEIGLNFAILGREEGCCGNDVRRAGEEGLFELLAEENIKTFEKYGVKKIVTASPHCYNTLKNEYDGYEVKFALEIIYEAIKSGKLQLKHPIDRKVTYHDPCYLGRYNGVYELPREVLKLIPGVKLVEMPRNRSMSFCCGGGNGNIVGEYPGKFRPNNIRAKEAAETGADILAVACPFCMIMLEDGLKTQKFDKSMDVRDIIELVYLSAFGEE; translated from the coding sequence ATGAGGATTGAAGCTGAAAACATTGAGAGGTTTGCTGAAATTCTCGAAGATTTTGGGATGGAGAGGATTTTTGAGTGCTTCAACTGCGGCAACTGTACTGCGATCTGCCCCGTCAACGATAACGAACATTTATTTCCAAGAAGGCTTATGAGATATGCACAGCTTGGAGCGAATGAAGTTTTGCTCGATAACGATGACGTCTGGCTCTGTCTGGTTTGCAGGCACTGCACTGTGACATGCCCGAGAGAAGCTCGTCCCAGTGAGCTTATGGTCGCTGCGAGGAAGGCGATTGTAGAGGCCGGGGGAGCACCAAAGCACATAGCAGACTTTCTAACGAACATACAGAAACAGAAAAATCCATGGGGAGTGGGCAAATTCAAGAGATCCGACTGGACCAAGAAAAGCGAGGTTGAGGTTCCAACGGTAAAGGACAAACCCGAATTCGAGTGGCTCTGGTTTGTGGGCTGTGCTCACAGTTTCGATAACAGAAACACCAGCGTGACCCTCAAGCTTGCCAGGATATTCAACGAGATTGGACTAAACTTCGCCATTTTGGGCAGGGAGGAGGGATGCTGTGGTAACGATGTGAGAAGAGCAGGTGAGGAGGGGCTTTTCGAACTTCTTGCTGAGGAGAACATAAAGACGTTTGAAAAGTACGGTGTGAAAAAGATAGTTACTGCCTCGCCTCACTGCTATAACACACTGAAGAACGAATATGACGGATATGAGGTTAAATTCGCCCTCGAGATTATTTACGAGGCGATCAAATCTGGAAAGCTTCAGCTCAAGCATCCGATTGACAGGAAGGTTACTTACCACGACCCGTGCTACCTCGGGAGGTACAATGGCGTTTACGAACTTCCGAGAGAGGTGTTAAAACTTATTCCGGGAGTGAAACTTGTTGAAATGCCGAGAAACAGGAGCATGAGCTTCTGCTGTGGAGGTGGAAATGGGAATATTGTGGGAGAGTATCCGGGAAAATTCAGACCGAACAATATCAGAGCAAAAGAAGCTGCAGAAACTGGGGCAGATATCCTTGCAGTTGCATGCCCCTTCTGCATGATAATGCTTGAGGATGGACTGAAGACGCAGAAATTCGACAAATCAATGGATGTAAGAGACATAATCGAGCTTGTCTACCTGTCCGCTTTCGGAGAAGAGTGA
- a CDS encoding aldehyde ferredoxin oxidoreductase family protein, which produces MRDSVLIIDLNDYTYEIQSRPDLFEKWIGGTGVAVQLLREHMDPKADPLGEENVIVFATGPFTPAYPLASKTVAMFKSPLTGNLGESHAGGRTATSIANAGYGAIVIKGASEKPVYLVIENEKVHFRDGRVLWGIEDSLIVGRIIAENESGRGIRTMMRIGGAGEKLVRYACVTTETYRHFGRLGLGAVFGSKRIKALIVRGRGKFLPSDPKRFREIYDEIYRTAIASDAMKKYHLLGTAENVIPLNELNSLPTRNLTSAKFEKAEEISGEALAEHNLGRRIACSHCPIACIHLAALRIPYENEPYFYKTIMVSYDYELIYALGSMLGVGSREGLLRLIHRVECYGLDAMSTGVCLAWATEALKRGILTRDHTIVELSFGDVDGYLKAIDYIYEQPNEFYRNLAMGVDHASDVYGGKDFALSFGGNEMPGYHTGHAAHIGFATGLRHSHLDSAGYSLDQKVTELTPQEAVDRLVAEECWRQVLSSLVVCFFARGVYKVDLISRAFEPLGVEVTEDDLVRTGEEIYREKLKLKLEMGFKPEDMRIPGRIFEIQSLRGKLDEDFIREAMNYYVRKVREMI; this is translated from the coding sequence ATGAGGGACTCCGTTCTGATTATTGACCTTAACGACTACACCTACGAAATACAGTCAAGACCCGATCTTTTCGAGAAATGGATCGGAGGAACGGGTGTTGCGGTTCAGCTTCTCAGAGAACACATGGATCCAAAAGCAGATCCTCTCGGTGAAGAAAACGTGATAGTCTTTGCTACAGGACCGTTTACCCCTGCTTACCCACTTGCCTCCAAAACGGTGGCCATGTTCAAAAGCCCCCTAACAGGAAACCTTGGGGAGAGCCATGCAGGAGGCAGAACCGCCACATCGATTGCCAATGCCGGTTACGGTGCCATAGTTATAAAGGGGGCCAGTGAAAAGCCAGTTTACCTGGTGATTGAGAATGAAAAGGTTCATTTCAGAGATGGCAGGGTACTCTGGGGAATCGAGGATTCTCTGATAGTCGGTAGAATCATTGCTGAAAATGAGTCAGGAAGGGGAATAAGGACGATGATGCGAATAGGGGGTGCTGGTGAGAAGCTTGTCAGATACGCATGTGTCACGACGGAGACATACAGGCATTTCGGCAGACTGGGTCTTGGGGCTGTTTTCGGAAGCAAAAGGATTAAGGCTCTGATAGTCAGAGGGCGGGGAAAATTCCTGCCCAGCGATCCAAAAAGATTCAGGGAGATCTATGACGAGATCTACAGAACTGCAATCGCATCTGATGCCATGAAAAAATACCACCTTCTTGGCACGGCTGAAAACGTCATTCCCCTCAACGAACTGAATTCTCTCCCAACCAGAAATCTTACTTCTGCAAAATTCGAAAAGGCGGAGGAAATCAGTGGAGAAGCTCTGGCAGAGCACAATCTCGGGAGAAGGATAGCGTGCAGCCACTGTCCAATCGCATGCATACACCTCGCTGCTTTGAGAATTCCGTACGAGAATGAGCCTTACTTTTACAAGACCATTATGGTGTCCTACGACTACGAACTCATTTATGCTCTTGGTTCTATGCTTGGTGTGGGGAGCAGAGAGGGGCTTCTGAGGTTGATTCACAGGGTTGAGTGCTACGGACTTGATGCAATGAGCACAGGGGTTTGCCTTGCCTGGGCAACTGAGGCTTTGAAGAGAGGCATCCTGACCAGAGACCACACAATTGTCGAGTTGAGCTTTGGTGACGTTGACGGATATCTGAAGGCAATAGACTACATCTACGAGCAGCCCAATGAGTTTTACAGGAATCTTGCGATGGGCGTGGATCACGCTTCAGACGTTTACGGAGGAAAGGATTTTGCACTCTCATTTGGAGGAAACGAGATGCCGGGATACCATACCGGCCATGCAGCTCACATCGGGTTCGCCACAGGTCTGAGGCACAGTCATCTCGACTCCGCCGGCTACAGCCTTGACCAGAAGGTTACGGAACTGACCCCGCAGGAAGCTGTTGACAGGCTTGTAGCGGAGGAATGCTGGAGACAGGTGCTCTCAAGCCTGGTGGTTTGTTTCTTCGCAAGAGGTGTTTACAAGGTGGATCTGATTTCAAGAGCTTTTGAGCCGCTTGGCGTTGAGGTTACAGAGGATGACCTTGTGAGAACGGGTGAAGAGATATACAGAGAGAAGCTAAAGCTTAAACTGGAGATGGGATTTAAGCCCGAAGATATGAGAATTCCGGGGAGGATTTTCGAAATTCAGTCTTTGCGTGGAAAGCTCGATGAGGACTTCATCAGGGAGGCCATGAATTACTACGTCAGAAAGGTAAGGGAGATGATCTAA
- a CDS encoding DHH family phosphoesterase, translating to MEEFLQREFFKWVEKAAKLIRSYEGDEITVVHHNDADGLCSAAILSKVCEYLGYKSEFICIEKVYPAIVERIHRERDGMIIYTDLAGLAAEMIDKINAGRSRVLIIDHHPAKDVESDTVHVLDPELAGISGDVFVSASSLNYIFFRVLAGKEAVDYAYIAVIGSVGDYHDRSGGVLGFDRFALDEATDNGQVKVGLEGVRERYYVEKFEEYADVIAKRLTTLGAVGYEERGYRLGIRACFEGFDEKILRKVSELEEIKESKFRDMIERLKEGELKQEKYTQWFHVRDFFYPMGVKTVGEFCQLIKDMSFVDDRKYLIGFQDKPKFIPDIGEIDWECVKVSGRTPTPLERKILRGEMPGLDYLIPKASEKVGGFADATHKIAAATIIDKGKEEELIKALEDLVEKYETS from the coding sequence ATGGAGGAGTTTCTACAAAGAGAATTCTTCAAATGGGTTGAAAAGGCTGCAAAGCTGATAAGAAGTTACGAGGGTGACGAAATCACTGTGGTGCATCACAACGATGCTGACGGTCTTTGTTCGGCGGCAATTCTTTCAAAGGTTTGCGAATATCTGGGTTACAAGTCTGAGTTTATCTGCATTGAAAAGGTTTACCCTGCCATTGTGGAAAGAATACACAGAGAAAGGGACGGAATGATAATCTACACAGACCTGGCCGGTCTTGCTGCAGAAATGATAGACAAAATAAATGCTGGAAGAAGCCGTGTTTTAATTATCGACCACCATCCTGCAAAGGATGTGGAAAGCGACACCGTACACGTCTTAGATCCAGAGCTGGCCGGCATTTCAGGTGATGTTTTTGTGTCCGCATCAAGTCTTAACTATATCTTCTTCAGGGTTCTTGCAGGAAAAGAAGCCGTAGATTATGCATACATTGCGGTGATTGGAAGCGTTGGGGACTACCATGACAGAAGTGGAGGTGTTCTTGGATTTGACAGATTTGCCCTTGATGAAGCTACAGACAACGGTCAGGTAAAGGTCGGACTGGAAGGGGTCAGAGAGAGATACTACGTTGAGAAGTTTGAAGAATACGCTGATGTTATAGCAAAGCGTCTTACAACTCTGGGTGCCGTGGGTTATGAAGAGAGAGGATACAGACTTGGGATAAGGGCGTGTTTTGAGGGTTTTGATGAAAAGATTCTGAGGAAAGTTTCCGAGCTTGAAGAGATCAAGGAGAGCAAATTCAGAGATATGATTGAAAGACTGAAAGAGGGAGAATTAAAGCAGGAGAAATACACGCAGTGGTTCCATGTAAGGGATTTCTTCTACCCGATGGGTGTCAAGACCGTGGGTGAGTTCTGTCAGCTTATCAAGGATATGAGCTTTGTGGACGACAGGAAGTACCTCATAGGATTTCAGGACAAGCCAAAATTCATTCCCGACATAGGTGAGATCGACTGGGAGTGTGTAAAGGTCAGCGGAAGAACTCCCACCCCCCTGGAAAGAAAGATTTTAAGGGGAGAGATGCCGGGTCTGGACTATCTCATTCCGAAAGCAAGCGAAAAGGTTGGGGGCTTTGCAGACGCTACCCACAAAATAGCAGCAGCCACGATTATAGACAAGGGCAAGGAGGAGGAGTTGATCAAAGCCCTAGAAGATCTGGTGGAGAAATATGAAACGTCTTGA
- a CDS encoding PAS domain S-box protein, whose translation MNAGTVNKVINDWFDQILKDFPPKIAEEFRENVGSLLDNLLSGRKNPDEIVEEIDDSFIEKIIKSGTKPVDLARRMDLLVKSISKLDKAIFAEASKIFVEFEPKLFQKFLAVYDKILTEEIAARERAERVLKVLNEVNQAAIRIENESELLREVCRILVDVGKYTHAWVGYAERDGTVRVVAKAGKDKPEIIRGKADSDIWKEDVERDVESVTPSVPRKAMKGEYFSSISLPLRLNGTVIGYLNIYASEENAFNEKEVELLQKLAENLTYVISNLRMKKERDRIENLFRTVIENTGTSIVVVEDGKIVFVNTEVEKQTGYSAKELIGKPFTILIAEEDRERILRYYRLKMVDPNSAPKSYELKFVDRYGNVKNGIVVATLIPHTKQIIASLIDVTELKKAERDRKESEEKYRLIFEFSPVGIILSGVDMKIIDCNDAALKIVGKRREEVIGRRWIDFGIFDKKDIPKVMEIFYRGTEYKSEPVELKIMVDGAARWINVFPVLLKNDNTPYLILIEDITEKKTREESIKDLVDRLEILRSIDLGIIRGKPIEGWLKDVLKRMKEKLGCDLLQIVVFADEGFEVSEPKRVIALTEEKIEELMMKRNNGQKREIIVKKISELEDLTAVEVELLKAGMNCYVMYPLITRDEEIGVLLAASRRKTVWEKLKFIKMVAGQLAIAVHEAILFEMKRRAYKQIEQNIEQFAILVDHIRNPLAAIHSYVEIYIDDKELKGKIVEQINRVVKLMEQLERGWLESEMIRDYLRRERGEG comes from the coding sequence ATGAATGCTGGTACAGTAAATAAAGTAATAAATGACTGGTTTGACCAAATACTGAAAGACTTTCCTCCCAAAATCGCAGAAGAGTTCAGGGAGAATGTTGGCAGCTTACTCGACAATCTTTTGTCAGGCAGGAAGAATCCGGATGAGATTGTGGAGGAGATTGACGACAGTTTTATCGAGAAGATTATCAAAAGTGGCACAAAGCCTGTTGACCTTGCCAGAAGGATGGACCTGCTGGTTAAATCTATTTCAAAACTCGATAAAGCGATTTTTGCTGAAGCCTCAAAAATTTTCGTAGAATTTGAGCCAAAACTCTTTCAGAAATTTCTTGCTGTTTATGACAAAATCCTGACAGAGGAAATCGCTGCACGGGAGAGGGCTGAAAGAGTGCTCAAGGTTCTCAATGAGGTTAACCAGGCAGCAATTCGGATTGAGAATGAAAGCGAACTTCTCAGAGAGGTTTGCAGAATACTGGTTGATGTGGGTAAATACACTCATGCATGGGTTGGATACGCTGAGAGAGACGGTACTGTCAGGGTCGTTGCTAAAGCGGGAAAGGATAAACCAGAGATAATCCGGGGCAAAGCTGATAGTGATATATGGAAAGAAGATGTCGAGAGGGATGTTGAATCTGTTACGCCATCTGTTCCACGAAAGGCCATGAAAGGCGAGTATTTTTCATCAATATCTCTTCCCTTACGTCTAAATGGCACAGTCATTGGGTATCTCAACATATATGCTTCAGAAGAAAATGCATTCAACGAAAAGGAGGTCGAATTGCTCCAAAAACTGGCAGAAAATCTTACATATGTTATATCAAACCTTAGAATGAAAAAGGAAAGGGACAGGATAGAGAATCTGTTCAGAACTGTAATTGAAAACACAGGAACCAGCATCGTAGTCGTTGAAGATGGCAAAATCGTTTTTGTCAATACGGAGGTTGAAAAACAAACAGGCTACAGTGCCAAAGAACTGATTGGGAAGCCATTCACGATTCTCATAGCTGAGGAGGATAGGGAAAGGATACTCAGATATTACAGATTGAAAATGGTTGATCCAAATTCAGCTCCAAAAAGCTACGAGCTGAAATTTGTTGACAGGTACGGAAATGTAAAAAATGGTATTGTGGTGGCAACTTTGATTCCTCATACAAAACAGATTATTGCATCACTCATCGATGTCACGGAACTCAAAAAGGCTGAAAGAGACAGGAAAGAAAGTGAGGAAAAATATCGCCTGATATTTGAGTTTTCACCTGTTGGGATTATCCTATCTGGAGTTGATATGAAGATAATAGACTGCAATGATGCTGCCCTGAAGATCGTTGGTAAGAGGAGGGAAGAGGTGATAGGAAGGAGATGGATCGATTTTGGAATATTTGACAAAAAAGACATACCAAAAGTGATGGAAATTTTCTACAGGGGAACAGAATACAAATCCGAACCTGTAGAACTTAAAATAATGGTTGACGGAGCTGCAAGGTGGATAAACGTCTTTCCTGTTTTGCTGAAAAATGACAATACGCCGTATCTCATCTTAATTGAAGACATCACAGAGAAGAAAACTCGTGAAGAGAGTATAAAGGACCTGGTAGACAGACTGGAAATCCTCAGAAGCATCGATCTCGGGATAATTAGAGGAAAGCCAATCGAAGGCTGGCTTAAAGATGTTCTAAAAAGGATGAAGGAAAAGCTCGGGTGCGACCTGCTGCAAATCGTGGTTTTTGCAGACGAAGGTTTTGAAGTTTCAGAACCGAAAAGGGTGATCGCACTCACGGAGGAAAAAATCGAAGAGCTAATGATGAAAAGAAATAATGGACAGAAAAGGGAAATAATTGTGAAAAAAATTTCTGAACTCGAAGATCTGACTGCGGTGGAGGTTGAACTGTTAAAAGCCGGGATGAACTGCTATGTGATGTACCCGCTGATAACGAGGGATGAGGAAATTGGAGTCCTTCTTGCAGCATCCAGACGGAAAACTGTCTGGGAAAAGCTGAAATTCATCAAAATGGTTGCAGGACAACTGGCAATAGCTGTACATGAAGCCATACTTTTCGAAATGAAGAGGAGAGCATACAAGCAAATTGAGCAGAATATAGAGCAGTTTGCAATTCTCGTCGATCATATACGCAATCCTCTGGCAGCGATTCACAGTTATGTTGAGATCTACATTGATGATAAAGAGTTGAAGGGGAAAATTGTTGAGCAGATAAATAGAGTGGTTAAACTTATGGAGCAACTGGAGAGGGGCTGGTTGGAATCAGAGATGATAAGAGATTATTTAAGAAGGGAGCGAGGTGAAGGATGA
- a CDS encoding 4Fe-4S binding protein has protein sequence MKRLEIKDIEKCVGCGLCMFACSRKFASHPEIGNSSSAILPVSLSGFERGATVIFCKACSEPPCAQVCPTGALKPKKGGGVVYIERLCIGCKYCVEACTLNAIFEREDGKIAVCIHCGYCVNYCPHGVLEYREVKT, from the coding sequence ATGAAACGTCTTGAGATTAAAGATATTGAAAAATGTGTAGGATGCGGGCTCTGCATGTTTGCATGTTCACGAAAATTTGCCAGTCATCCGGAAATCGGAAACAGCAGTTCGGCCATTCTTCCTGTAAGCTTAAGCGGATTCGAGAGAGGTGCAACGGTAATTTTCTGTAAAGCCTGTTCCGAGCCCCCATGTGCTCAGGTCTGTCCAACGGGTGCCCTCAAGCCAAAGAAAGGAGGAGGCGTGGTTTACATTGAGAGACTTTGCATTGGATGCAAGTACTGTGTCGAAGCATGCACATTAAACGCAATTTTTGAGAGAGAAGATGGGAAAATAGCTGTCTGTATTCACTGCGGCTATTGCGTCAATTACTGCCCACATGGTGTTCTTGAATACAGAGAGGTGAAAACATGA
- a CDS encoding biotin--[acetyl-CoA-carboxylase] ligase: protein MRILKNSSDFTIYRILKKECVSGEMIGKKLGISRSAVWKSINKLRNSGIEVVSGKKGYRVSGERELNPYQIADITFGQINEIDEVFYFEEVDSTNEQAKKYGKPGVLFFAETQTLGRGRLGRKWESEKGGIYFTLTLKPKLDYSELPKLTLIAGLSVAETVFGKIKWPNDVLIRGKKVCGILSEIYGEMESPLVILGIGINVLNRIPDGLRDYAASLNEFYDASRKTVFEDVIKNFAGYYRMLLDGKWPELRKRFVRRCDTIGKLVRVETVSEEIIGVAEDIGEDGSLIVDGRKVYAGDCIHLRKGE, encoded by the coding sequence ATGCGAATACTGAAAAACAGTTCAGATTTCACAATTTACAGGATTTTAAAAAAAGAATGCGTTTCAGGTGAGATGATTGGAAAAAAGCTCGGTATTTCAAGATCCGCAGTTTGGAAGTCGATAAACAAGTTGAGAAATTCGGGGATAGAAGTGGTGTCGGGAAAGAAAGGTTACAGGGTTTCCGGGGAAAGGGAGCTGAACCCGTATCAGATTGCGGATATAACATTCGGACAGATAAACGAAATCGATGAAGTGTTCTATTTTGAAGAGGTGGATTCCACTAACGAGCAGGCGAAAAAGTACGGTAAGCCGGGGGTTCTGTTTTTTGCCGAAACCCAGACGTTGGGGAGGGGCAGACTCGGCAGAAAATGGGAGAGTGAAAAGGGTGGAATCTACTTTACCCTGACATTGAAACCAAAGCTCGACTACTCTGAACTGCCAAAGCTGACACTCATCGCCGGACTTTCTGTGGCAGAAACGGTTTTCGGAAAGATTAAATGGCCCAATGACGTTTTAATTCGGGGAAAAAAGGTCTGTGGAATTCTGTCTGAAATCTACGGAGAAATGGAGAGCCCACTTGTTATACTGGGTATAGGAATCAACGTGCTGAACAGAATTCCTGATGGGCTCAGAGATTACGCCGCATCACTGAACGAGTTCTATGATGCAAGTAGAAAGACCGTTTTTGAGGACGTCATTAAAAACTTTGCAGGGTATTACAGAATGCTGCTGGATGGGAAATGGCCGGAGCTCAGAAAACGATTTGTCAGAAGGTGTGATACCATCGGAAAGCTTGTTAGAGTTGAAACTGTAAGTGAAGAGATCATCGGAGTTGCTGAGGATATTGGAGAGGACGGATCCCTGATAGTTGACGGCCGAAAAGTATACGCCGGAGACTGCATCCATCTAAGAAAAGGCGAGTAA
- a CDS encoding CoB--CoM heterodisulfide reductase iron-sulfur subunit A family protein produces MRDRIGVYICHCGGNISDVVDVERVAEAVGKIPEVVVARTYVFMCSDPGQKLIEEDIRKYDLNGIVVASCSPHLHEKTFRSAVSRGGMNPYVYEQVNIREHVSWVHKHSPEEATEKAIRLVKAGVAKVSLARELSEIRLDVKPTALVIGAGLAGMRAAVDLAKMGVDVHLVEKEHFVGGWIAKGYKAYPEGKPGSEVIRELIEEMKSGKIRLLTGAEVLSVTGSVGNFQVRIKVRPRFVVGECDRFEEAMEKCPVEVDDEFNEGLRKRKAIYQIPTYPELPAIDIASCNRCGECVKVCGEAIDLNQQSEVVDIEASMIIMATGFKPYTPKEGEFGFGRKGIITLPQFERLLALSNGKLTYDGREVRDVAFIYCVGSRNDEHEYCSRYCCTATINAALAAKELGIRSYHIYRDIRTYGKYETYYEDAGKNRMLFFRFTPDSPPEVRTEGEKLLVKVRDQLTFGEEVEIPVDLVVLVTGMELAESEIYGMLKIPFSRDGFLQEVHPKLRPVETAIGGVLIAGTCQSPKDVMETSASASAAAAKAATYLLKGYTELEPFIAEIDAEKCNACEDCVAECPSGAISMSEIGGSKVAVVNGALCRGCGACAGICPVEAINLRGYYYDQLRKMIDALLEV; encoded by the coding sequence ATGAGGGACAGAATAGGCGTTTACATATGTCATTGCGGGGGAAACATATCGGACGTCGTGGATGTCGAGAGGGTTGCCGAGGCTGTTGGAAAAATCCCTGAAGTTGTGGTAGCTAGAACCTATGTCTTCATGTGCTCTGATCCGGGACAGAAGTTGATAGAGGAAGATATCAGGAAGTACGATCTTAATGGTATTGTTGTTGCATCCTGCTCTCCTCACCTCCATGAGAAAACATTCCGATCTGCTGTTTCTAGGGGAGGAATGAACCCCTATGTCTATGAACAGGTCAACATCAGGGAACACGTAAGCTGGGTACATAAACACAGCCCGGAAGAGGCCACCGAAAAGGCAATCAGACTTGTTAAAGCAGGAGTTGCCAAGGTGAGCCTTGCAAGAGAGCTATCTGAAATAAGGCTCGATGTAAAACCCACTGCTCTTGTTATAGGTGCCGGGCTCGCAGGAATGAGGGCCGCTGTTGATCTTGCAAAAATGGGTGTTGATGTGCATCTTGTGGAGAAGGAGCACTTTGTTGGCGGGTGGATTGCGAAGGGTTACAAGGCTTATCCGGAAGGAAAGCCGGGGAGCGAGGTTATCAGGGAGCTGATCGAAGAGATGAAAAGTGGTAAGATCAGGCTGCTCACCGGTGCAGAGGTTTTATCTGTAACAGGGAGTGTGGGCAACTTTCAGGTCAGAATAAAAGTCAGACCGAGGTTTGTTGTGGGGGAGTGCGATAGATTTGAGGAGGCGATGGAGAAATGTCCCGTTGAGGTTGACGACGAGTTCAATGAAGGTTTGAGGAAAAGAAAGGCGATATATCAGATCCCTACCTATCCAGAACTACCTGCCATTGATATCGCAAGCTGCAACAGGTGCGGTGAATGCGTAAAGGTTTGCGGGGAGGCGATTGACCTTAACCAGCAATCAGAGGTTGTTGACATAGAAGCGAGCATGATTATAATGGCCACGGGATTCAAACCCTATACTCCGAAAGAGGGAGAGTTCGGCTTTGGAAGGAAAGGCATTATCACACTACCACAATTCGAGCGTTTGCTGGCTTTAAGTAACGGGAAATTAACGTATGATGGAAGGGAAGTCAGGGATGTGGCGTTCATTTACTGTGTGGGTAGCAGAAATGATGAGCATGAGTACTGCTCAAGGTACTGCTGCACCGCCACGATAAACGCTGCACTGGCAGCAAAGGAGCTTGGAATCAGGAGTTACCATATCTACAGAGACATCAGAACTTACGGAAAATACGAGACATATTATGAAGATGCAGGGAAGAACAGAATGCTCTTTTTCCGATTCACTCCTGACTCGCCACCTGAAGTCAGGACGGAGGGAGAGAAACTTCTCGTTAAAGTCAGAGATCAGCTTACCTTCGGTGAAGAGGTGGAAATTCCGGTTGATCTCGTTGTCCTGGTGACTGGAATGGAGCTAGCCGAGAGCGAGATTTACGGGATGCTCAAAATTCCTTTCAGCAGGGATGGATTTCTCCAGGAGGTTCATCCCAAACTCCGTCCGGTAGAGACCGCTATTGGAGGGGTTTTGATCGCCGGTACCTGTCAGTCTCCGAAAGATGTGATGGAAACCTCAGCTTCGGCTTCAGCAGCGGCAGCAAAGGCTGCAACCTATCTGCTTAAGGGATACACCGAGCTTGAGCCATTCATTGCAGAGATTGATGCTGAAAAATGCAACGCCTGCGAAGACTGCGTTGCTGAATGCCCCTCCGGAGCAATATCCATGTCTGAAATAGGGGGATCGAAAGTGGCAGTTGTAAACGGGGCACTGTGCAGAGGTTGCGGAGCCTGTGCAGGCATTTGCCCGGTTGAAGCAATCAATCTCAGGGGATACTACTACGATCAGCTCAGAAAGATGATAGACGCACTTCTGGAGGTGTGA
- a CDS encoding transglutaminase-like domain-containing protein: protein MAKLEIALITATLIFATLSIYLYDELTKAEMRYELLKKEYTTLAEEINSLREKSQLTQEKLENYTKTVDELRRDNRRLMSEVKLLKYVISTNPERWEVELAGDVDSRLERIKEVIDDSLTSDIVAAYAEMFTVGDAIYLNGQKFSFDYLEDERVFNKRDAVVNPEWFLLHRVGDCDDVATAMAVILKLKGYDVQFCVGHREGDNGGSKHAWVRIDRGDVDYRYCVNRVCKMEVGNFGDIAEKCIKI from the coding sequence ATGGCAAAACTGGAAATAGCACTCATTACAGCCACGCTAATTTTCGCCACACTTTCCATATATCTCTACGATGAGCTCACAAAAGCGGAAATGAGGTATGAGCTTTTAAAGAAAGAATACACAACACTTGCAGAAGAGATAAACTCTCTGAGAGAGAAATCACAGTTGACACAGGAAAAGCTCGAAAATTACACAAAAACAGTGGATGAGTTGAGGAGAGATAACAGGAGATTGATGAGTGAGGTAAAGCTGTTGAAATACGTGATCTCAACAAATCCTGAGAGATGGGAAGTTGAACTTGCAGGTGACGTTGATAGCAGACTTGAGAGAATAAAGGAAGTAATTGACGACAGTTTAACTTCAGACATTGTTGCCGCCTATGCGGAGATGTTTACGGTTGGAGATGCAATCTACCTCAACGGGCAGAAATTTTCATTTGACTATCTGGAGGACGAGAGGGTTTTCAATAAAAGAGATGCAGTTGTAAATCCTGAGTGGTTTCTGCTTCACAGAGTTGGCGATTGTGATGATGTTGCAACAGCCATGGCCGTAATTCTGAAACTGAAAGGTTACGACGTTCAGTTTTGCGTCGGCCACAGAGAGGGGGATAACGGAGGGAGCAAGCATGCGTGGGTAAGGATAGACAGGGGTGATGTGGATTACAGATACTGTGTTAACAGAGTCTGCAAGATGGAGGTTGGAAATTTTGGGGATATTGCAGAAAAGTGTATAAAAATTTAG